One part of the Coffea eugenioides isolate CCC68of chromosome 10, Ceug_1.0, whole genome shotgun sequence genome encodes these proteins:
- the LOC113750448 gene encoding protein FAR1-RELATED SEQUENCE 5-like has translation MDCSKLAENGTPELGMEFNSEEDAYKFYNKYAFKMGFSVRKDYLNKDKDGVTTSRRYSCCKEGVKRKYEGDVMPKRTRAPTKTGCGAKMVIVLFRGTMKYRVHDLVLEHNHELHIAQCAHMMPSQRKVSVAQGFQAEISEDAGLSLKQSHELMGTEAGGMGMLIDYNFFGNVVTFDTTYKTNKEYRPLGVFVGFNQHRQIVIFGAALMYDETIDSFKWVFGTFLEAMCGKHPSTILTDQDHAMTAALSIVMPETFHGLCTFHIRRNFMKHLGNHYKENSDLPYMFGACMYEFEEVEQFNRVWEAMVKKHNLENNEWLSGLYKIRDKWARCMMKERWTAGMRSTQLSESLNAAIKNHLKLDHDLVQFFRHFNRVVDEKRHNELIAEYEMRQKLPMVGLRQTPMLVHASETYSPTVFVAFQNEYGESTAMVILRQQDAAMFVEFAVMRYDGGPERTVVFNRNDLSVRCSCKKYENEGILCGHALKVFDTVGIKIIPPEYIKRRWTKRARAGDCFDRRGQEVVADPKVMISTRYRELAPAMIKVATRAAMSEDTSKVAITVISDLSKRVELLLSESEEQPLQNQKNLNMEERDKIEIVNEMGEAVVARGIKKRGGGKKSRVMRSWVDKFDRVKRKSRLSRTTQTTVSESEPTSISFEEYMFMGCRSSTDSVSTHSMSQTVNGPPNAVAPDIDESQTVHRLANQGPPASVPTEWMHPRFSIFSKHNSVRDVLMEERGAISTHCDVDAYHVFAPSPQGRNNTQGLQLRVDVASPQNEVDE, from the exons ATGGATTGCAGCAAATTGGCAGAAAATGGGACCCCTGAATTAGGAATGGAGTTCAACAGTGAAGAGGATGCGTACAAGTTTTACAACAAGTATGCCTTTAAAATGGGTTTCAGTGTACGTAAAGACTATCTGAATAAAGACAAAGACGGCGTGACCACGTCTAGGAGATATAGTTGCTGCAAGGAAGGTGTGAAACGCAAGTACGAAGGTGATGTGATGCCAAAGAGGACACGAGCGCCGACGAAAACAGGGTGTGGAGCTAAGATGGTTATCGTGTTGTTTAGAGGGACAATGAAGTACCGTGTGCATGACCTTGTCTTAGAGCATAATCATGAGTTGCACATTGCTCAATGTGCTCACATGATGCCATCACAAAGAAAAGTGAGTGTGGCTCAAGGATTCCAAGCTGAAATAAGCGAGGATGCTGGGCTTTCATTGAAACAGAGCCATGAGCTTATGGGAACAGAAGCAGGTGGGATGG GAATGTTAATTGACTACAACTTTTTTGGAAACGTAGTCACATTCGACACaacctacaaaacaaataaagaataccGGCCACTTGGAGTATTTGTGGGTTTTAACCAGCATAGGCAAATTGTGATATTCGGTGCTGCCCTTATGTATGATGAGACGATAGATTCTTTCAAATGGGTGTTTGGTACATTTTTAGAAGCAATGTGCGGAAAACATCCAAGTACCATACTAACCGACCAAGATCACGCCATGACAGCCGCTCTTTCAATTGTCATGCCTGAAACATTTCACGGTCTATGTACGTTTCACATAAGGCGTAATTTTATGAAACATCTTGGCAATCACTACAAGGAAAATAGTGATCTTCCATACATGTTTGGTGCCTGCATGTATGAGTTTGAAGAAGTGGAACAATTCAATAGGGTGTGGGAGGCGATGGTGAAGAAACACAatcttgaaaataatgaatggcTCTCGGGGTTGTACAAAATTCGTGATAAATGGGCAAGGTGCAtgatgaaagaaagatggaCCGCGGGAATGCGAAGCACCCAACTCAGCGAAAGCCTAAATGCAGCaattaaaaatcatttgaaactggATCATGACCTTGTGCAGTTCTTTAGACATTTCAATCGGGTGGTTGATGAAAAGAGACATAATGAACTGATCGCAGAATATGAAATGAGGCAAAAGCTCCCCATGGTAGGGTTAAGGCAAACACCTATGCTTGTGCATGCATCAGAGACGTATTCACCAACCGTATTTGTTGCATTCCAAAATGAATATGGCGAGTCAACAGCTATGGTTATATTGAGACAACAAGATGCAGCGATGTTTGTGGAGTTTGCGGTCATGAGGTATGATGGAGGACCTGAAAGAACAGTAGTATTCAATCGGAATGATCTAAGTGTACGTTGCAGTTGCAAAAAATACGAGAATGAAGGCATTTTATGTGGGCACGCGTTGAAGGTGTTTGATACCGTGGGCATAAAAATAATTCCTCCTGAATACATTAAGAGGCGATGGACAAAAAGAGCTCGGGCTGGAGACTGTTTTGATCGGCGAGGACAGGAAGTTGTGGCTGATCCTAAAGTCATGATTTCAACTCGTTATCGGGAGCTCGCTCCGGCCATGATTAAGGTCGCAACTCGAGCAGCAATGTCGGAGGACACCAGCAAAGTAGCAATCACTGTCATATCCGATTTGTCAAAGAGAGTTGAGCTCCTCCTCTCAGAAAGCGAAGAGCAACCtttgcaaaatcaaaaaaatctgaATATGGAGGAAcgagataaaattgaaattgtaaATGAAATGGGGGAGGCAGTAGTCGCAAGAGGCATTAAAAAACGAGGCGGTGGGAAGAAAAGTAGAGTGATGCGAAGTTGGGTCGATAAATTTGACagagtaaaaagaaaatctagatTATCAAGAACTACACAGACTACg GTCTCAGAATCGGAGCCGACATCGATTTCATTTGAGGAATACATGTTTATGGGATGCCGTTCATCTACTGACTCTGTTTCG ACGCATTCAATGAGTCAGACAGTGAATGGCCCTCCAAATGCTGTTGCTCCCGATATCGATGAAAGTCAAACG gTCCACCGTTTGGCTAATCAGGGGCCTCCTGCAAGTGTCCCTACAGAATGGATGCATCCcagattttctattttttccaaGCATAACTCCGTCAGAGATGTCTTAATG GAGGAGCGTGGGGCAATTTCAACACACTGTGATGTTGATGCATATCATGTATTTGCACCATCACCTCAG GGAAGAAATAACACACAGGGATTGCAACTACGCGTTGACGTCGCCTCCCCCCAAAATGAGGTTGATGAATGA